GTTCAAGCTTACCAAACGCCTCAGCAGGCGTTCACCTATGCTTTTGGCCGCCTTCATCATCAGCGCCCGGTTCGGCAACGGAAGGAAATTATTTGCATGTATCGACAATCAATCAACCCGCTCACAGGCCACCCGGCTCCATCGACTCCATCAGGCTCGTGCCGATAGCAAAGGGGGGAACCCTTTGTATGGGGTCACGAAGGTAACATTAATCCTTGTGCAAATCGAGTGTGAGGTACCAGGTCTGAGAAGCTGGCAGCAATTCAAGCGTGTGTACGTGCATTGCCGCAATGGTTGAGGTTTATTGGTAGAATGGCATTGTTGTCTTAAAATTCCAAATGAAGGAAaccatttccaaaaaaaaaaaaacaaggacacCCATGAACAAATGTTTACCCAACTTCAACACATGTGAACGAAACAAGCTTTAGTACTAAACCCACCGCAGTGTGGCCATGTGTCGGATCGTGACACTATCGATTGCTTGCCCAATCCCTTAACGCCTTCCTTAACAGTATGGCGCAGTTTAATCGATGAACCTTTACCTCGGTCCGCTACCGACCGACCATTtcattaaagtttaatttacaattttgtcACCACCTGGATCTAAGGATCTAGGTCTCACTGCCTTAAAGTcatcattttccaatttttcaccTCACCGGGTTCGACACCGGGTGGGGTGGTCCGACACCTAATGGGatgctttccattttgctcCTTTTGCCGTGGAGATAGAAAACACGGTAACGGCTTAAATGGCTTTCCCGGCTGGCAAACACACTGGATGGCTGTCTCGTGGAAAGTCCTTCGCATGGGAGGAAACGattttttggccaattttatcGATGTGTACCATCTGACGGTGGGGCtcgtgttcggttcggttatGATAGGTCCGATGGATCTGGCTGTGGGGAACTTCAGAACggccacaattttttttttttttcaaccaggGAAgtccgtttgtttttggggaTGTGGGGtgtgtatttatgtttatCGTAAAAGTATCCCACCAGGTGCTCCAGAGTCGGTTGGATAATTAAAGTTTATGGTACGAGTGGATGTTTGCATGCCCTTTGGCTTTAAACCAGCCTCAATGCCGGTGCTAAAGTGGCTTTAACGCAATCCAAGTATCCAACTAGCGTTGGTACCGGGGAGGGAGGGTTTAATGCGTTGAGGTGGAGGTTAACATGCAGCCGGGCATGATCTCTTTGATGGTTGGATCCGATTGCTCTCTTGAAGCGCACTGCCTAAATTGATCCCTTCGGTGCTTCACTGCAATTACCGTTTTGCCAGTGGTCAGTAATTGGAAATGATTTGACGATTAAAGGGCATCACGTAGGGAAATGAGTGGAGCTTTCTGTGGAAATAAATTCCAGGAACTGTGGAACACTGtatgttatttaaatttccagCCAGCAGCTTAACGCGAGATACGATAATTGAAAAAAGGCACATATATCTATCCCCTCCACATCAACCCCCCGGGTGGTATCAATTCTACCGGCGTTTCACGGCAGGAACAAAGGAAAAGGCTTGTAAAACAAaggcaaaatttatttttcacaccaCTTTTTTTCCCCACTTTCCGGCGGGTAATTGGCACGCCGCTGGGCTGATACGCTAAAGTACGCAACGACGCTGCttcaaaagtaattaaaattaagttaaaatCCGGTGCAAAATGTATCGACGGTAAACAGATCTACCGTGCCGGAGCCAACACATGGCAGGATATTGGAATTATGATTCAATTATGTCTGCCCAGCGCAACTGATCGGTTGATTTTCTTTGAACATTaatttgtctgtttttgtttgcgtcaGTGGCGTGACTCTGGGCTGAGGTTAAAACAAAGGATTCGCGCAAAAGGTGGATTAATAGAACAGGGAGAacgccttttttgtttggcataGAGCATCGTTGGCTTTTTGGACGCACAATGCACAATTTTGCGCTTTCATTCGCAGTCGAATATGCATTTGAGTCTGCGGTTTGTCCACTTGTTTTTGAATGTGTATAGCTATTGGAGAATATAATTAAAGCGCGTTAAACAAATTCTGCTCCGTTGGGACACGGCAagggaaaaattaattattgcgCATTgctttgacttttttttttaatatttggtGCCCCGTTTTGGCCTACCCAAGCAGGACACTTATCTCCGATTCCACAAGTATTCCACAAgcgtttgaattttttttttaatttttcgaatACAACATTGGGATTTTTCACAGTTTTCCTCGAGGTTTCCAATAGTTTTCGTTAGGGTTCTCCACAATTTATACTGAATTTGTCCATAGATATCCTTTGGTAAATAAGCACTATTCTTTGATGTAATCCTCAGATTTCTTAAAGATTTTTATCAGTGGTGGAACAATCCCCTTGGAGACCCGAAGCGGAATGATAGTTGGGGCcgctaatttaaaaaaaagtattccgGGAAGCGGGGAGGTTCAGAAATTACTAGGAGAGGGGTTGGAATGGTGGCGGGAGGGGGCTGGTTTCGAGTTTCGAGCCTTCTCAAATTAGACGAAGCGAAACCCGCAGTCGAATGGGACCCCACAACTGTCTCACTTAGAACAAGTTGGACGGGGGTGGGGGGATGTTcgtaaaaaatagcaaaccgGGAAACTCCTTTTAGTACACTGTGGGGTTCCCTCTTACCCGCGGACATGGTTTAAGCGACGCTTTTCGGGTTCTTTTCTGCCATATTTCATACAGTTTTCCTTACTAAACTGCTTTTTTCGGGGGCTCCCACACGTCGAGGTCCTAGgcgcccaccgttagatccgtcACTGACGGGTCCTTTTGTAAGCACGGGGTTCCTTGTGAGTTCCTCGCGGCCGCTCTGTCCACTTACCGTTAAACCCGCCActgatttttataatttaacagCCGTTGTTCAAGCGAAATTTCCTTTATACGCCAGTCTTAAGGACTGTTTGCGAAGTTTTCCACGTGTTTTAAaggatttttcattttcgctACATGACTGATATGCTGATATGCTAGAGAAACATATTCTAGTTACGATATTTGGTTAAATTAACACGataagaagagaaaaaaactacCATGACGAACAAATTTGCATgacaaaaatgtatttttaaagtttgttATTTGGTGGTATTACATACAGGTTTTCTACTATAATTCATTGAAAACCTGACTAAAATCACTGTTAAATCTATGCTTTTTTCAGTGCCCCATTCAATACACGGTTcccaaacacataaaacaataaagcaaTTTAATGGTAAAAAGATATTTAGAATATATTAGAAGGATGCAATTAATGTCCTCTTGGCTCGAACGTTTCTACAGGCACTGTGCTAATgagggcttttttttctcatcaaaGCAACACTTTGCTACTAaacgaaaaacatattttcgcACAAACGCACACTTACAAATCTTCTCGTTTCTTTCACATCTTCCAACGCTCTCCTCACAATCACTTCCCTTAGCCAAGTGGAACCATCCACCGGAAGCACCGACCAGTTACTGGGCCTGTTTCCGTGGTCCAAGCCACTGTTTTATTGCAACCATCAGCATAAAAGGTCCACAATAGTCCTGTGACGAGCAGGTGATTTTGTCCCCGTTCCTTCAGCAGGCTGCACGAAAGGCGCTAGCGTAAAAGTAGGAACACAAATCAAATGATTACCGAACACATTCGGGATCGCAGTAGCTGTGAACAGTGGTCAAATAGCAGAGCTTTTTATCAAACCATTTCACTACTACCACCGCGATTCGGTGGGTCGGTTTTCCCGATGTCAAAAGGCACACACTAAGGTGATGTGTAAAATGTTTCTGTTAAGTACAACTTTCGATCAAATTTTGACCATTTTGCACTTCTGCGGCGGTGGTCTACTGTCGGACTGTCACTGTCCGATGTCGTGTGACATAAAGTTTATCTTTGCCAAGCTTTGCATAAACACGACCGTGTTTGGGGCAGGCATATGCAGTGAGGTTCGATGCGGATATGCACTCTACGGAAGTCCTGTCCCCCCATGCCATCCCCATGGAAAAGGTACAATTCGCCACATGTGTCACTTCGCCTCCGGACTGTGGTGGATATTTAATATTGTCGCTTCATTCGGGAGGACGAGACATGTGACATGCCGCAGCTAGGTTAGGTGGCGGTATGTCCCTACAGGTGGAAGAACTGTTTACCCACGGTGACAACCGGATATTTATCAGCGTATCACTGATGGTGGTTTTTGTTCGCGGCTCCGCCGTGCTCCGAAAATCCCCTTCAGTATGTCATTCACGTTTCACGTTTCATGGCGTGGTAACGGTCGTTTCGGACAATCAATGAGACTGTTGCTATGATGTTCCGAAATTGGTAAAATGCATCGCGGAGCGGTGAGATTTTATCCTCCAAACATCCCAATGCCACTCGTGAGCGAAACCCATCAAAGAAGCCCTCAAAAAAGGCATGCCAATGGGATTGGGTTTTTCGGCATGTTTCGGTATGTTTGCTTAATTTGCAACATGAAACGCATGAAACGTTTGTGTGGACCGCGCAAAGGTACTGTTCCCGGACATAGAACGTGAGGATGTGCAATGTGGCGTTCACTAGGTTACAGTGCGCCCGGACAAAGGATGGCGTGGAATAGCGCTCTGGTTGTGCTGGTCCTGACCGTTAACCACAGCACCGTTGGTTGACTCCACTGCCATTAACCATCCAGTGTCTCCAAGAGATAAGTAAATATGGAATAATGCATGTATGCACAgtaactgtgtgtgtgtgtttcggggACAGTGAATGAAAATCTGCGTCACGCTTTCCCGCATTTACAAGCGTTCCGTGACCTGATGGCACAGAGCGAAAGTTCTTTCGCTGCGCGCCCCGTGATGATGAAAGGGCCCCCCCCCTTTCAAGTGCCGGGGTACGCTGCTACGTTTACCTTCGTCATTAGCGCCAATCTCCGAGCGCAAACCGTTTTAGGTCAACGATGACACTTTTTCAGCCGGGttgcggggggggggggggcacgaTTTTACGTGTTTTTCTGCCCTATTCGATGTTGTAAATATTGACACTATTTGCTGCAGAGGTGCGAATGGGGGGGattttcaaaaaagaaaaagagtaCGCTTTGTAACGCGGATGCATTTGCATCGTAATTGCTGGTGCGGCAAGTGCAGCACCAGCAAAGCAGCACAAATTAACGAGCACTAATCAGTTAAGCGTGGTCGTCTACGCTAGCACCTCGGCGTGAGTATCAAAGCACGATGAGTGTACCCCCCGGGGGGGCTGTTGAAGTTGACGATGATGGAAAGTGTAGCTGGCGTAATGAGCTTCAGCaaggaatggaagaaaagatCGCAACATATTTATGCACACTGCAATCAGCACGTCCTGGCGTGAAGCCTCTTTTGCGCCGCTCAGCAAGATGCTGCAATGTGaggaaaaaataactaaattaAACGCCATCAACAGTGGAGCTCCCTTACGTTTATGCCTGTTGGAAAGTGTTGTAGTTTATTATCGTTTTGAAATGAATTCTTCCGTGGATCCTTGTTAAAAACAGTGCGAATAGATTGACTTTGCCAGTGGGTAATGTCAATCGCTCACGTTACGAAAACCATTCGCCCGTCCGTTCCCTGCAGGATTGGTGACATCTTGGCGACATACCGCTCGAAAACGTCAATGTCTAGCGGACCGACACGCACGTTGGTGCGGTGCTGACCAAACATTTCGTACCCATTGCCACCGCTGCCGATCCACGCGGCTATTGCGACCCTATAGGTGGCCTCCGTGTCCAGTGGTTCATAGCGTGGAATTCGGCAAACACGGCATCGTACATCGACCTGTTGCACCCGCTGAAAGATCGGCCGCGTGAGGTTGAAGGTAACACGCATGCCGGAGAACTGCAGCACATCGGCGGTATTGTACCGGCTGGCACTATACTCCAGCGCCTCGAGCAGATGCTGGCCGCGCAACTCGAACGTGTCCACCGTATTTTCATAGGGGATAGCCGTCACCAGATCCTCGTACGTTAGCGTGCCGGGATTGAGCGACGTACGCAGCCCACCATCGTTCGTAATACCGATCGCGGCGTATGTCCACTCGTGCTCCAGATCTCCCCGACCAACGTAATAGTCGACGAACGCGTCCGCCACGAAGCTGCCAAAGTTACACTCACCTGTCCGACAGGCGGGCTTGGAAAGGAACACTTTGGAACTGCCCACCGGACGAACAGCGAGCGTATCGACCTGGGAGCGCCAGGGCTGAAGTTCACGTTCGATTTGCTCATCCGGCTGGAATTGCTCGTCCAGATATTCGGTGTTACCTTCCCAGCGTACTGCTTCTCCATTTTCGTCGAAGTACACCAGCAGATGGCCGACGTACTTGGTGAACGAACCCGCCTGCACGATCAACACTTGCCGGCCGGAGTCTTGCGCCACAACGAACGGATAGCTACCTGCTGGCATGTCCGGCCAATCCGTCACTTCCCCCGTGTGCAGCAGGGTGTGCGAATGTCCACCAACGATCACGTCCACCTCGGGACACTGCCGTGCAATGTCCTGATCGATCGTGAAGCCACAATGCGACAGCACTACGATGATATCCACACCGAGCTGCTTCAGTGCCGATGCCTCGCGATTGATACACTCCACCTCATCCAGAAAGTGCACCCGGTCCGTCATGCTGAGCGTGTCCGTTGCGTGGTGTATAACGCCGATGATTCCAACCTTACGGCCATCGCGGTCAAGCACAACGCTTTTCTGGTACATGCCCCGCAGCGTCGGTTCGTCACGATCGTCTATGTTGGCGACCAGCATGGGGCTCTTGATGGCTTCCAGAAATGGCACCAGCCCTTCCACACCGTGATCAAACTCATGGTTCCCGAGCGTCATGGCGTCGGCGGGAAGGAGGTTCAGAAAGTGTGCGGTCACATTCCAGCGCAGCAACGTGTACCAGATCGTACCCTGGAAGCTGTCGCCCGCATTCAGGTAGATTGGGTTCCGATCGGCGTACTCCTGCTGGAGCGATTTGATACGGGCGACCACTCGTGCGTAACCACCAATACAACGTTCACCTTCGTCCGGCTTGCAGCGCGTTGACACCGTGTTCGTTTCCTCAAACCGGGCATGGAAGTCGTTCAGATGGATAATCGTAAGTGGATACAGCAGATCATCGTTTCTTTCACCCTTCCACGGTTTGCTGATCAACACACCTTGCTCGGAAGCGTCCACGGCACTGCACACACCAGACGCAACGGCCACTACGAAGCAGAGCGCTAAGCGTAGCGTCATCCGCCCAACGATCCACATCTTGCCAGCGTTCAACGCGTACTGGTGTGGTGCTGTGTTAGTTGTGGCACTGTGGCAATTGTGTTGATAAGCGTAAATCCGACACATTGATAACCCGGTGGAGGGTGTGAGTGTTAGGTGGGTGCGATTGAGCGTACGATCGAGTGACTTTTGATGGACCCGTTGCCGACTTCTCGGTTCACAATTCTCACGACCCAGTTGTTGGGTTTGGGCGGTCGGGTTCGGGAGCAAAAAGGTGTGATAGCAGGCattagagatgagaataatcactcttttcaatgatttgaatcggagtcaaagagtgggtttaaagatttgaaacctttactcactcttttgagattcattaaaaaatattacactgcatttatgtttttaccactcttttgcgtttatactcactcttactctctgtgccgactagaaactcactcaggagtgagtaaaactgttttatcactctttggattacaatcactctgtaagagtgagtaaaagagtattatcactctttggattataatcactctgtaagagtgagtaaaagagtatcatcactcttacagagtgattataatccaaagagtgataatactcttttactcactcttacagagtgattataatccaaagagtgataaaacagttttactcactcctgaaggagtttctagtcggcacagagagtaagagtgagtataaacgcaaaagagtggttaaaggagtcataaaaactcttcgtgctgatttatattcattcactctctcgaaggtttcaaatcactcactcactcttactcagcgtgcacatctctagcAGGCATGACTGACGCTAATAACGACGTATCAAACGTTTCGACTGCCTGTGGTCACTGATAAGGTTGCAGATTGATGCAATACAACTGTACCATTCCGGGTGGTGCTCGAGAAAGAAGATGGATGAAAGTGAGGGAAGTGATAAAGGTTTGACCAGAAGTAATGCCTAACCTTAAATCGATGCAGAGGATTATTTTCGTTCCGTGCATAATTGGTGGGCCAATCAATTAGCCATGTTTGAGTTTATCTGGAACTTAATTTAATCGATCGACTACTAATTACAACCTCTGCTGTCTTTAAATAGTGCCTGCAAAATGGAACGTGTAGCTCTAATTTCTAGTTCACACTTGTGGCAAGCGGCAGAATAAATTGGCCAGTTGTTGGAGCTATCGCGCAGTAAAAGGCACTACTCTGCCAAGGCTAATAAAGCAATATACATGTATCCATAGCCATCTGTGCGCAAGCTGTGTGTGAATCATTTGTTAATCATCCTTTCCGCTTGGATGTACCAAGCGTTCCGCAGTGGAAAGAAGTTAAGTGGCCTCAGTAACACGCGACTTGGCGAATCCATAACAACGAGCATCTGTCATCGGGCGGTCTGAGCGATCGTGTAAGTATGCTCATGTAGAGTTATCTGCCAACCGTAGTAAACACGTTCGTTGTGCttctttctctcactctcactctctcttctCATTTTACTCCTTCATTTCGGGCTATTTAGGGTTAAAACATTGTCTTTATCACAACCGCTATCGCGTGTCACGTTGGTTCAGTTGTTTGTGTGGAGGCCGAGCGTCTGTCAGTTGTAGACGAGACAACCATCCGCGATGATCCCAATCATGTGGTGGTTGGTGAATTTCTGCGCGCTGTTCGTGGTCGCTAGTTGTACGGTGTTGACTCAGACCGCGGGTTCAGTTGCCGGCCCGTCCGGTGTGGTCATAACGAGGCAGACGTTAGACAGTGAGCTGTTTCCACTGACGATTATCCACCTGAACGACTTCCATGCCCGGTTTGAGCAAACGAACACGGTGTCAACGCGCTGCAAGCCGGACGAAGGTGAACGCTGTATTGGTGGTTACGCACGAGTGGTCGCCCGTATCAAATCGCTCCAGCAGGAGTACGCCGATCGGAACCCAATCTACCTGAACGCGGGCGACAACTTCCAGGGCACCCTCTGGTACTCACTGCTGCGCTGGAATGTGACCGCCCACTTTCTGAATCTACTTCCGGCAGACGTGATGACGCTCGGGAATCACGAGTTCGAACATGGAATAGCGGGTTTGGTGCCGTTTCTGGATGTGATCGACAGTCCCGTGGTAGTGGCAAACATAGACGATCGTGACGAGCCCACATTGCAAGGAAAGTACACCAAAAGTGTAGTACTCGATCGTGGTGGGCTTAAAATCGGGGTGATTGGTGTTATCCATCACCTGACGAATACGATGGGTATGACGGAGCGGTTACGTTTTCTGGATGAAGTGGAACAGTTACGGGTGGAGATCGATCGGTTGAAGACTGCAGGAGTTCAGCACTTTGTGGTACTATCCCACTGTGGTCTGGAGATCGATCGTACTATTGCTCGTGAGCTGCCAGATGTAGATGTCATCGTTGGAGGTCATTCTCATACGTTCCTTTTCAACGGCACTACCGACGGTTTTCCCGATGAAGCTGAAGACACCTATCCGGTTGTGGTAGAACATCCTAACGGTCAAACGACCCTGATTGTACAGGCCGCATCCTACGCGAAGTATGTTGGAAGAATCACTCTGTACTTCGACCAGGAAGGAAACGTGCGAGATTGGGAAGGTAATCCAGAGTTTCTCGACGACACAGTACCACAAGATCCGGAGGTGTTGGAGCAGTTGGTTCCGTGGCGGGAGCAAGTTAATGTACAAGCCAATCGTCAGATCGGTTACTCGGCCGTAATGCTCGACAAACCCGACTGTTCGCGAGGTGAGTGTAACTTTGGCAACTTCATCACCGATGGGTACATCGACTATTTTGCAACGGAAGCACAGAAAGCACCGAACCCAGACCAGTGGACGGAAGTAGCGATCGCGTTCAACACGGGAGGTGGTATGCGGACGTCACTGTTCGCTGGAAACCTCACGTTCGATGATCTGGTAACGGCCGTACCGTTTGAGGACACAATCGATAGCTTCGATCTTCAAGGGCGAGTGCTTCTGGAGGTGCTGGAGCACAGTGCTAGCCGGTTCGGCACGTCCGATATGATGCAGATGTCGGGAATGCAGGTGACGTACGATCTGCGCCGTCCTGCCGGGAACCGAGTCGTATCGGTCAGCTTACGGTGTCGCTTTTGTACGGTCCCACGGTACGAACCGCTCGATCCGGAGCGGATCTATCGGGTTGCAACTGGGGCGTACATTCGGAAAGGTGGCAGCGGATACACCATGATTCCTCAGTGGGCCACAAATTTGTTGATTGGACCAGTCGATATAGCCGTGCTGGAGCGTTACGTACAAAAGATGACGCCCATCATCAGCGGTACCTATGGACGTATTACCGTTATAGAGTGAATAAAGAgaggaaaatcaatattttgtcCAGAATGGTACTGTCTTTAGAATTTGTTAAGCTTGCCAATAAGCCTACGATTTAGTATTGTTTGACTTTTATTGTCATGAAGCCCTTGTTAGCACTTACGTCGTCAGTTACAAAGAGGTTTTAAAATATAGGCAATAGAATACAATTACATCCCTTTTTGCTAACATGCAATATGAATATCTAATTAGGagctttcatttgttttagaCGACCTTGCAGATTGAATTTCCTTCATTGCTGGTTCTGACTTGCATCTCAAACAGGCAGTCAGGCTTTGGGCATTTACGTCAATTATGACGTCACATTTCCATCAATACTTTTCAAAGACCTATCCAAGGGATAAACTATCTTATGCTTTTGAAAGGCACTACTTTGAAACTTATTTATGCTCTTCTGAAATTTAGATGCCTGCCGAAATGCCGAAAAGCTGATTGAATAGAGCAGTGATTTTGTGCCGTAACGGTTCGACGTCGTACACTTCATCCCGCAGTACCGGGTCAGCATTACGTTCGATAGCTTTGTGCTAAAGTTATGCTACATCGGCACATGCTGACGGTTCGAATGGCGGAATTTTCGGTTgccaaacataaacacaagTTTCTGCTTTATGCCCCCCCCCCACCGACCTGCAAAAACAATGAAGATGAGCTAGAGTTTGGTGCTAGTTAGAAGCATCTTCGCTGGCTGGATGATAAAGTTCCTGGTTGTGCATTAAAAATTTCCGCTCGTTTGGCTGCCAATTCCGCCAGAAAATGTACGTGTCGTTTGTCGCACTGACGTCCCCCGCTGGGCGGACTTTTGTTTTAGCTTTCGAATTTGTTTCCAAGTTCCttgttgtgagtgtgtgggggGATTTCTACGGGTGGGGGAATGTTTCACGTTCGGTGCATCGAAATGATTTTAGGCTCCCCGTGGAGCTATTCGTCAATGAggttggtttttgggggtCGTGGTCGTATACTGAATCGAATAAATTGgcgaaacaaattaattgcTAAACTATCACACAGTGTTAATCTTACGTTATTGCACCGTTTTAatcaaaagaacaacaaaaaaacttcaaattcTAATTTTTAGCGCTCAACTGCTGTACTGTTTGACAACCCTGTAACGCATCCGCTGGTTTCTCTTTGCTTTTCGCTCAGCGAAGTTCGCTCTCTGGAAACCAAAGTAGCTCTCGATTAAGTGATACAGTGCGTCCCGTACTTTATTCACATTTgatatttactattttttcaattgacagctgatttgaattttatttacaccaAGCTATCCGGCATTGAAGAattgtgtgatttttgtgGTGAATAGTGAATGTTTGTGATAAAAACATACGAATATCAATATTATTTGTGAAAATTTGTCTATTTCGTGTGTTCAAATCATGCTGTGATTGGCAAGAAACCTTTTTGTTGTCTTCCGTAGCATTGCCCACATGTTGTCGGTGAGCAAATCAGAAACATCCATCTCTCTACGCTCACTCTCCGCTCTCACGCCCAAATGTTCCACCGCGAGCCAAGCACGAGGGCTCCACGCGGCGCGTAAACAGTCCGTCTATAGCCGTCATCGGTGTCAGGTTAGCAAACCGTGAGCTACGGTATAACTTGGGGCGCTTTCTTGTGTTGTGTCTGCGTGCCTGATTGGCGTCTTCGCCAGTAGGCAGTAGCGTAAGAAAAACGGTGGCCGCGTACGCGTACGTTTCGATTTTCTCCCGTTTCGCTAGAAAGCAAAGTAAGTGTTGGTGTATGTGGTGTTGTACGGCGGAACCAGTTTTGGAGGCTGTGTCGTGGTTGTTGAAACCAAACAAGCCGAATAAGCGGGAAGCAAGCTAAACGAAGgagggtgaacaaaaaaaaagaccctcGTACCAATAGTGACCGTGTGCGTTGGGCGTGTTTTTGGTAGTGACAGCTTCCACCTTACGAGCAGAACCAAACAGCCATTGATCTGGTATCGA
This region of Anopheles marshallii chromosome 2, idAnoMarsDA_429_01, whole genome shotgun sequence genomic DNA includes:
- the LOC128707046 gene encoding apyrase-like: MIPIMWWLVNFCALFVVASCTVLTQTAGSVAGPSGVVITRQTLDSELFPLTIIHLNDFHARFEQTNTVSTRCKPDEGERCIGGYARVVARIKSLQQEYADRNPIYLNAGDNFQGTLWYSLLRWNVTAHFLNLLPADVMTLGNHEFEHGIAGLVPFLDVIDSPVVVANIDDRDEPTLQGKYTKSVVLDRGGLKIGVIGVIHHLTNTMGMTERLRFLDEVEQLRVEIDRLKTAGVQHFVVLSHCGLEIDRTIARELPDVDVIVGGHSHTFLFNGTTDGFPDEAEDTYPVVVEHPNGQTTLIVQAASYAKYVGRITLYFDQEGNVRDWEGNPEFLDDTVPQDPEVLEQLVPWREQVNVQANRQIGYSAVMLDKPDCSRGECNFGNFITDGYIDYFATEAQKAPNPDQWTEVAIAFNTGGGMRTSLFAGNLTFDDLVTAVPFEDTIDSFDLQGRVLLEVLEHSASRFGTSDMMQMSGMQVTYDLRRPAGNRVVSVSLRCRFCTVPRYEPLDPERIYRVATGAYIRKGGSGYTMIPQWATNLLIGPVDIAVLERYVQKMTPIISGTYGRITVIE
- the LOC128719940 gene encoding apyrase-like — its product is MWIVGRMTLRLALCFVVAVASGVCSAVDASEQGVLISKPWKGERNDDLLYPLTIIHLNDFHARFEETNTVSTRCKPDEGERCIGGYARVVARIKSLQQEYADRNPIYLNAGDSFQGTIWYTLLRWNVTAHFLNLLPADAMTLGNHEFDHGVEGLVPFLEAIKSPMLVANIDDRDEPTLRGMYQKSVVLDRDGRKVGIIGVIHHATDTLSMTDRVHFLDEVECINREASALKQLGVDIIVVLSHCGFTIDQDIARQCPEVDVIVGGHSHTLLHTGEVTDWPDMPAGSYPFVVAQDSGRQVLIVQAGSFTKYVGHLLVYFDENGEAVRWEGNTEYLDEQFQPDEQIERELQPWRSQVDTLAVRPVGSSKVFLSKPACRTGECNFGSFVADAFVDYYVGRGDLEHEWTYAAIGITNDGGLRTSLNPGTLTYEDLVTAIPYENTVDTFELRGQHLLEALEYSASRYNTADVLQFSGMRVTFNLTRPIFQRVQQVDVRCRVCRIPRYEPLDTEATYRVAIAAWIGSGGNGYEMFGQHRTNVRVGPLDIDVFERYVAKMSPILQGTDGRMVFVT